In Carya illinoinensis cultivar Pawnee chromosome 9, C.illinoinensisPawnee_v1, whole genome shotgun sequence, the following are encoded in one genomic region:
- the LOC122275734 gene encoding G-type lectin S-receptor-like serine/threonine-protein kinase At4g27290 isoform X3 encodes MVLSPFLILWYVWLSSVSPPSTAATVSDRLTQNQVLEDGQTLVSSGQRFELGFFSRGNSSHRYLGIWYKNITLTVVWVANRNKYISGQSGSLSMGSNGFSLLLNNSEKLWSVNTTRVLESPILQLLDNGNLVLKEENNPDLEGYVWQSFDDITDTLLPGMKLGWNLKTGLYRNMTSWLSADDPSAGDYTFSLDSPETPQLVLIKGTQKKYRWGPWDGVRFSGSNELRSNPVFTPMFNSSREEVYYTFEVIDQESLLSRFVVTQDGWIQYLTWSKSSNEWVAMVTLQRDSCDRYETCGPYGNCYSDGPKCNCLKGFTPKSPEDWSRIIWSGGCVRRWELECENGDGFVKYGGMKLPDYSHLVESRNLSLEICEAECLRNCSCMAFTLIDIHGSGGDCVMWFGDLVDMKHFPSGGDDLYIRMAKKELAACLNHPHRYLMEETQEEDLELALFNLKTVLAATDEFSFRNKIGQGGFGPVYKGVLPSKQEIAVKRLSRDSGQGLREFKNEVILISKLQHRNLVKLLGCCVHGDERMLIYEYLPNKSLDYFLFDQTRKKLLAWKKRFGIILGIARGLLYLHQDSRLRIIHRDLKASNILLDSEMNPKISDFGLARIFGADQTQEMTKRVMGTYGYMSPEYAMSGHFSVKSDVFSFGVLVLEVISGKKNWGFWHPDHDLNLIGHAWNLWIKGNPLELVEALMDDSYSVDEVLRYIQVGLLCVQQRVEDRPTMSSVLLMLANENAMVPQPKEPGFYTEVSSIGMDTLSSGKNRHTTTNEVSVTMFDGR; translated from the exons ATGGTTCTTTCTCCGTTTCTCATATTGTGGTACGTTTGGTTATCCTCAGTCTCGCCCCCTTCAACAGCAGCAACAGTTTCGGACCGCTTGACGCAGAACCAGGTGCTTGAAGATGGGCAAACATTGGTCTCCTCTGGACAGCGCTTTGAGCTCGGTTTCTTTAGCAGAGGCAATTCTAGCCACAGGTACTTGGGCATTTGGTACAAGAATATCACTCTCACTGTGGTCTGGGTCGCCAACAGAAACAAGTATATCAGTGGCCAATCAGGGTCACTGTCAATGGGTTCAAATGGATTCTCACTTTTGCTTAATAATTCGGAGAAACTTTGGTCTGTCAATACCACCAGGGTGTTAGAGAGCCCCATTTTGCAGCTCTTGGACAACGGCAATCTTGTTTTGAAAGAGGAAAACAATCCTGATCTGGAAGGGTATGTCTGGCAAAGTTTCGATGATATAACCGACACCTTGTTGCCAGGTATGAAGCTTGGTTGGAACCTTAAAACCGGCCTGTACCGGAATATGACATCATGGTTATCAGCTGATGACCCATCTGCCGGAGACTACACTTTTAGCCTAGACTCCCCTGAGACACCTCAGCTGGTGCTCATCAAAGGGACCCAGAAGAAATACAGGTGGGGTCCGTGGGATGGAGTCAGGTTCAGTGGCAGCAATGAGCTGAGGTCCAACCCTGTGTTTACACCCATGTTCAATTCAAGCCGTGAAGAAGTTTATTATACATTCGAGGTGATAGACCAGGAGTCACTTTTGTCAAGGTTTGTGGTGACTCAAGACGGCTGGATTCAGTACCTAACATGGAGTAAGAGTAGCAATGAGTGGGTTGCGATGGTGACTCTTCAGAGGGACAGTTGTGATAGGTATGAGACATGTGGGCCCTATGGGAATTGTTACAGTGATGGCCCGAAATGCAATTGTTTGAAAGGTTTTACGCCAAAGTCTCCGGAGGACTGGTCGAGGATTATTTGGTCAGGCGGGTGTGTGAGGAGGTGGGAGTTAGAATGTGAAAATGGAGATGGGTTCGTCAAGTATGGAGGAATGAAGTTGCCTGATTATTCGCATTTGGTAGAGAGTAGGAATTTGAGCCTTGAGATTTGTGAGGCTGAGTGTTTGAGGAATTGTTCGTGTATGGCATTTACTTTGATAGATATCCATGGAAGTGGGGGCGACTGTGTGATGTGGTTTGGTGATTTGGTTGATATGAAACATTTTCCCagtggtggggatgatctctatATACGAATGGCGAAAAAGGAACTAG CTGCATGCTTAAACCATCCCCATAGATATTTAATGGAAGAAACTCAGGAGGAAGACCTTGAGCTTGCTCTTTTTAATCTGAAGACTGTTTTGGCTGCTACTGACGAGTTCTCTTTTAGAAATAAGATTGGGCAGGGTGGCTTTGGTCCTGTCTACAAG GGTGTATTACCGAGCAAACAAGAAATTGCAGTTAAGAGGCTCTCTCGGGACTCGGGGCAGGGTCTTAGAGAGTTTAAGAATGAAGTTATTTTGATTTCAAAGCTTCAACACCGTAATCTTGTAAAGCTTTTGGGATGCTGCGTTCATGGAGATGAAAGGATGCTAATCTATGAGTACCTTCCCAACAAAAGCTTGGACTACTTTCTCTTTG ATCAGACTAGAAAGAAATTACTGGCTTGGAAGAAGCGCTTTGGCATTATTTTGGGGATAGCACGAGGACTCCTTTATCTCCATCAAGACTCCAGGCTAAGAATCATCCATAGGGATCTCAAAGCAAGCAACATCTTACTAGATAGTGAGATGAACCCCAAAATCTCTGATTTTGGACTTGCAAGAATTTTTGGAGCAGACCAGACACAAGAGATGACCAAGAGAGTAATGGGAACATA TGGCTACATGTCACCAGAATATGCAATGAGTGGACACTTTTCAGTGAAATCAGATGTATTTAGCTTTGGTGTGTTAGTGTTGGAGGTGATAAGCGGAAAGAAAAACTGGGGATTTTGGCACCCTGACCATGACCTCAACTTGATTGGACAT GCATGGAATTTGTGGATTAAAGGGAATCCATTGGAACTCGTGGAGGCACTGATGGACGACTCATATTCTGTGGATGAAGTTTTAAGATATATCCAAGTGGGTCTTTTGTGTGTACAGCAAAGGGTGGAAGACAGGCCAACTATGTCATCGGTGTTATTAATGTTGGCAAATGAGAATGCAATGGTGCCTCAACCCAAGGAACCTGGTTTTTATACTGAAGTTTCTTCTATCGGAATGGATACATTGTCGAGTGGGAAAAATCGTCATACTACTACGAATGAGGTATCTGTTACAATGTTTGATGGACGATAG
- the LOC122275734 gene encoding G-type lectin S-receptor-like serine/threonine-protein kinase At4g27290 isoform X2: MVLSPFLILWYVWLSSVSPPSTAATVSDRLTQNQVLEDGQTLVSSGQRFELGFFSRGNSSHRYLGIWYKNITLTVVWVANRNKYISGQSGSLSMGSNGFSLLLNNSEKLWSVNTTRVLESPILQLLDNGNLVLKEENNPDLEGYVWQSFDDITDTLLPGMKLGWNLKTGLYRNMTSWLSADDPSAGDYTFSLDSPETPQLVLIKGTQKKYRWGPWDGVRFSGSNELRSNPVFTPMFNSSREEVYYTFEVIDQESLLSRFVVTQDGWIQYLTWSKSSNEWVAMVTLQRDSCDRYETCGPYGNCYSDGPKCNCLKGFTPKSPEDWSRIIWSGGCVRRWELECENGDGFVKYGGMKLPDYSHLVESRNLSLEICEAECLRNCSCMAFTLIDIHGSGGDCVMWFGDLVDMKHFPSGGDDLYIRMAKKELESIADARRNKRVRVIVTVVICVATGMLLCGVISWCTIRIRKAKRRAACLNHPHRYLMEETQEEDLELALFNLKTVLAATDEFSFRNKIGQGGFGPVYKGVLPSKQEIAVKRLSRDSGQGLREFKNEVILISKLQHRNLVKLLGCCVHGDERMLIYEYLPNKSLDYFLFDQTRKKLLAWKKRFGIILGIARGLLYLHQDSRLRIIHRDLKASNILLDSEMNPKISDFGLARIFGADQTQEMTKRVMGTYGYMSPEYAMSGHFSVKSDVFSFGVLVLEVISGKKNWGFWHPDHDLNLIGHAWNLWIKGNPLELVEALMDDSYSVDEVLRYIQVGLLCVQQRVEDRPTMSSVLLMLANENAMVPQPKEPGFYTEVSSIGMDTLSSGKNRHTTTNEFSTQELN; the protein is encoded by the exons ATGGTTCTTTCTCCGTTTCTCATATTGTGGTACGTTTGGTTATCCTCAGTCTCGCCCCCTTCAACAGCAGCAACAGTTTCGGACCGCTTGACGCAGAACCAGGTGCTTGAAGATGGGCAAACATTGGTCTCCTCTGGACAGCGCTTTGAGCTCGGTTTCTTTAGCAGAGGCAATTCTAGCCACAGGTACTTGGGCATTTGGTACAAGAATATCACTCTCACTGTGGTCTGGGTCGCCAACAGAAACAAGTATATCAGTGGCCAATCAGGGTCACTGTCAATGGGTTCAAATGGATTCTCACTTTTGCTTAATAATTCGGAGAAACTTTGGTCTGTCAATACCACCAGGGTGTTAGAGAGCCCCATTTTGCAGCTCTTGGACAACGGCAATCTTGTTTTGAAAGAGGAAAACAATCCTGATCTGGAAGGGTATGTCTGGCAAAGTTTCGATGATATAACCGACACCTTGTTGCCAGGTATGAAGCTTGGTTGGAACCTTAAAACCGGCCTGTACCGGAATATGACATCATGGTTATCAGCTGATGACCCATCTGCCGGAGACTACACTTTTAGCCTAGACTCCCCTGAGACACCTCAGCTGGTGCTCATCAAAGGGACCCAGAAGAAATACAGGTGGGGTCCGTGGGATGGAGTCAGGTTCAGTGGCAGCAATGAGCTGAGGTCCAACCCTGTGTTTACACCCATGTTCAATTCAAGCCGTGAAGAAGTTTATTATACATTCGAGGTGATAGACCAGGAGTCACTTTTGTCAAGGTTTGTGGTGACTCAAGACGGCTGGATTCAGTACCTAACATGGAGTAAGAGTAGCAATGAGTGGGTTGCGATGGTGACTCTTCAGAGGGACAGTTGTGATAGGTATGAGACATGTGGGCCCTATGGGAATTGTTACAGTGATGGCCCGAAATGCAATTGTTTGAAAGGTTTTACGCCAAAGTCTCCGGAGGACTGGTCGAGGATTATTTGGTCAGGCGGGTGTGTGAGGAGGTGGGAGTTAGAATGTGAAAATGGAGATGGGTTCGTCAAGTATGGAGGAATGAAGTTGCCTGATTATTCGCATTTGGTAGAGAGTAGGAATTTGAGCCTTGAGATTTGTGAGGCTGAGTGTTTGAGGAATTGTTCGTGTATGGCATTTACTTTGATAGATATCCATGGAAGTGGGGGCGACTGTGTGATGTGGTTTGGTGATTTGGTTGATATGAAACATTTTCCCagtggtggggatgatctctatATACGAATGGCGAAAAAGGAACTAG AGTCAATTGCTGATGCTAGGAGGAATAAACGAGTAAGGGTGATTGTCACCGTTGTCATTTGTGTGGCTACTGGGATGCTTCTATGTGGTGTTATTAGCTGGTGTACTATTCGAATAAGAAAAGCAAAGAGAAGAG CTGCATGCTTAAACCATCCCCATAGATATTTAATGGAAGAAACTCAGGAGGAAGACCTTGAGCTTGCTCTTTTTAATCTGAAGACTGTTTTGGCTGCTACTGACGAGTTCTCTTTTAGAAATAAGATTGGGCAGGGTGGCTTTGGTCCTGTCTACAAG GGTGTATTACCGAGCAAACAAGAAATTGCAGTTAAGAGGCTCTCTCGGGACTCGGGGCAGGGTCTTAGAGAGTTTAAGAATGAAGTTATTTTGATTTCAAAGCTTCAACACCGTAATCTTGTAAAGCTTTTGGGATGCTGCGTTCATGGAGATGAAAGGATGCTAATCTATGAGTACCTTCCCAACAAAAGCTTGGACTACTTTCTCTTTG ATCAGACTAGAAAGAAATTACTGGCTTGGAAGAAGCGCTTTGGCATTATTTTGGGGATAGCACGAGGACTCCTTTATCTCCATCAAGACTCCAGGCTAAGAATCATCCATAGGGATCTCAAAGCAAGCAACATCTTACTAGATAGTGAGATGAACCCCAAAATCTCTGATTTTGGACTTGCAAGAATTTTTGGAGCAGACCAGACACAAGAGATGACCAAGAGAGTAATGGGAACATA TGGCTACATGTCACCAGAATATGCAATGAGTGGACACTTTTCAGTGAAATCAGATGTATTTAGCTTTGGTGTGTTAGTGTTGGAGGTGATAAGCGGAAAGAAAAACTGGGGATTTTGGCACCCTGACCATGACCTCAACTTGATTGGACAT GCATGGAATTTGTGGATTAAAGGGAATCCATTGGAACTCGTGGAGGCACTGATGGACGACTCATATTCTGTGGATGAAGTTTTAAGATATATCCAAGTGGGTCTTTTGTGTGTACAGCAAAGGGTGGAAGACAGGCCAACTATGTCATCGGTGTTATTAATGTTGGCAAATGAGAATGCAATGGTGCCTCAACCCAAGGAACCTGGTTTTTATACTGAAGTTTCTTCTATCGGAATGGATACATTGTCGAGTGGGAAAAATCGTCATACTACTACGAATGAG TTCTCCACACAGGAATTAAATTAA
- the LOC122275734 gene encoding G-type lectin S-receptor-like serine/threonine-protein kinase At4g27290 isoform X1, whose protein sequence is MVLSPFLILWYVWLSSVSPPSTAATVSDRLTQNQVLEDGQTLVSSGQRFELGFFSRGNSSHRYLGIWYKNITLTVVWVANRNKYISGQSGSLSMGSNGFSLLLNNSEKLWSVNTTRVLESPILQLLDNGNLVLKEENNPDLEGYVWQSFDDITDTLLPGMKLGWNLKTGLYRNMTSWLSADDPSAGDYTFSLDSPETPQLVLIKGTQKKYRWGPWDGVRFSGSNELRSNPVFTPMFNSSREEVYYTFEVIDQESLLSRFVVTQDGWIQYLTWSKSSNEWVAMVTLQRDSCDRYETCGPYGNCYSDGPKCNCLKGFTPKSPEDWSRIIWSGGCVRRWELECENGDGFVKYGGMKLPDYSHLVESRNLSLEICEAECLRNCSCMAFTLIDIHGSGGDCVMWFGDLVDMKHFPSGGDDLYIRMAKKELESIADARRNKRVRVIVTVVICVATGMLLCGVISWCTIRIRKAKRRAACLNHPHRYLMEETQEEDLELALFNLKTVLAATDEFSFRNKIGQGGFGPVYKGVLPSKQEIAVKRLSRDSGQGLREFKNEVILISKLQHRNLVKLLGCCVHGDERMLIYEYLPNKSLDYFLFDQTRKKLLAWKKRFGIILGIARGLLYLHQDSRLRIIHRDLKASNILLDSEMNPKISDFGLARIFGADQTQEMTKRVMGTYGYMSPEYAMSGHFSVKSDVFSFGVLVLEVISGKKNWGFWHPDHDLNLIGHAWNLWIKGNPLELVEALMDDSYSVDEVLRYIQVGLLCVQQRVEDRPTMSSVLLMLANENAMVPQPKEPGFYTEVSSIGMDTLSSGKNRHTTTNEVSVTMFDGR, encoded by the exons ATGGTTCTTTCTCCGTTTCTCATATTGTGGTACGTTTGGTTATCCTCAGTCTCGCCCCCTTCAACAGCAGCAACAGTTTCGGACCGCTTGACGCAGAACCAGGTGCTTGAAGATGGGCAAACATTGGTCTCCTCTGGACAGCGCTTTGAGCTCGGTTTCTTTAGCAGAGGCAATTCTAGCCACAGGTACTTGGGCATTTGGTACAAGAATATCACTCTCACTGTGGTCTGGGTCGCCAACAGAAACAAGTATATCAGTGGCCAATCAGGGTCACTGTCAATGGGTTCAAATGGATTCTCACTTTTGCTTAATAATTCGGAGAAACTTTGGTCTGTCAATACCACCAGGGTGTTAGAGAGCCCCATTTTGCAGCTCTTGGACAACGGCAATCTTGTTTTGAAAGAGGAAAACAATCCTGATCTGGAAGGGTATGTCTGGCAAAGTTTCGATGATATAACCGACACCTTGTTGCCAGGTATGAAGCTTGGTTGGAACCTTAAAACCGGCCTGTACCGGAATATGACATCATGGTTATCAGCTGATGACCCATCTGCCGGAGACTACACTTTTAGCCTAGACTCCCCTGAGACACCTCAGCTGGTGCTCATCAAAGGGACCCAGAAGAAATACAGGTGGGGTCCGTGGGATGGAGTCAGGTTCAGTGGCAGCAATGAGCTGAGGTCCAACCCTGTGTTTACACCCATGTTCAATTCAAGCCGTGAAGAAGTTTATTATACATTCGAGGTGATAGACCAGGAGTCACTTTTGTCAAGGTTTGTGGTGACTCAAGACGGCTGGATTCAGTACCTAACATGGAGTAAGAGTAGCAATGAGTGGGTTGCGATGGTGACTCTTCAGAGGGACAGTTGTGATAGGTATGAGACATGTGGGCCCTATGGGAATTGTTACAGTGATGGCCCGAAATGCAATTGTTTGAAAGGTTTTACGCCAAAGTCTCCGGAGGACTGGTCGAGGATTATTTGGTCAGGCGGGTGTGTGAGGAGGTGGGAGTTAGAATGTGAAAATGGAGATGGGTTCGTCAAGTATGGAGGAATGAAGTTGCCTGATTATTCGCATTTGGTAGAGAGTAGGAATTTGAGCCTTGAGATTTGTGAGGCTGAGTGTTTGAGGAATTGTTCGTGTATGGCATTTACTTTGATAGATATCCATGGAAGTGGGGGCGACTGTGTGATGTGGTTTGGTGATTTGGTTGATATGAAACATTTTCCCagtggtggggatgatctctatATACGAATGGCGAAAAAGGAACTAG AGTCAATTGCTGATGCTAGGAGGAATAAACGAGTAAGGGTGATTGTCACCGTTGTCATTTGTGTGGCTACTGGGATGCTTCTATGTGGTGTTATTAGCTGGTGTACTATTCGAATAAGAAAAGCAAAGAGAAGAG CTGCATGCTTAAACCATCCCCATAGATATTTAATGGAAGAAACTCAGGAGGAAGACCTTGAGCTTGCTCTTTTTAATCTGAAGACTGTTTTGGCTGCTACTGACGAGTTCTCTTTTAGAAATAAGATTGGGCAGGGTGGCTTTGGTCCTGTCTACAAG GGTGTATTACCGAGCAAACAAGAAATTGCAGTTAAGAGGCTCTCTCGGGACTCGGGGCAGGGTCTTAGAGAGTTTAAGAATGAAGTTATTTTGATTTCAAAGCTTCAACACCGTAATCTTGTAAAGCTTTTGGGATGCTGCGTTCATGGAGATGAAAGGATGCTAATCTATGAGTACCTTCCCAACAAAAGCTTGGACTACTTTCTCTTTG ATCAGACTAGAAAGAAATTACTGGCTTGGAAGAAGCGCTTTGGCATTATTTTGGGGATAGCACGAGGACTCCTTTATCTCCATCAAGACTCCAGGCTAAGAATCATCCATAGGGATCTCAAAGCAAGCAACATCTTACTAGATAGTGAGATGAACCCCAAAATCTCTGATTTTGGACTTGCAAGAATTTTTGGAGCAGACCAGACACAAGAGATGACCAAGAGAGTAATGGGAACATA TGGCTACATGTCACCAGAATATGCAATGAGTGGACACTTTTCAGTGAAATCAGATGTATTTAGCTTTGGTGTGTTAGTGTTGGAGGTGATAAGCGGAAAGAAAAACTGGGGATTTTGGCACCCTGACCATGACCTCAACTTGATTGGACAT GCATGGAATTTGTGGATTAAAGGGAATCCATTGGAACTCGTGGAGGCACTGATGGACGACTCATATTCTGTGGATGAAGTTTTAAGATATATCCAAGTGGGTCTTTTGTGTGTACAGCAAAGGGTGGAAGACAGGCCAACTATGTCATCGGTGTTATTAATGTTGGCAAATGAGAATGCAATGGTGCCTCAACCCAAGGAACCTGGTTTTTATACTGAAGTTTCTTCTATCGGAATGGATACATTGTCGAGTGGGAAAAATCGTCATACTACTACGAATGAGGTATCTGTTACAATGTTTGATGGACGATAG